The genomic window CTTTAATTGGATCCTTTAGAATGGAAGTGGGAAGACCTACACAATGTGGGGTCCTGCTGGTTCGATGCTTGAGGATCCATCTCCTAAAGGCGAGCAAGGACTCGCGCCTCGAATCTTTCAGATGCTGTTTTCTGAAATCCAGAGAGTAAGTTAtgcttttgaatatataactcaagctttttgtttgattatgaGAGCTATGATGGATGGTTCATCTAATAAGCATCAAACATTTGCCAATTATTTAGGAGAAGATCAAGTCTGGAGGAAAAGAAGTAAATTATCAGTGCCGTTGTTCTTTTCTTGAGGTGCCTTTGCCAAACCATATGAAGGATTTTATAGACAAATCATGCTTCTAAAATTTCCTGAGTTAGATTGCTTAATCTTTTCCTGCAGATATACAATGGACAAATCAGTGATTTGATCGATCAAACCCAGAGAAACCTTAAGGTTAACTTCACTAATCAACAGTTTTCTTCCCatatgttaatttttgttgaGTGTAAACTTATTTGATTGCTTATTGTGTCATATGGCAGATAAAGGATGACGCAAAGAATGGTATCTATGTCGAGAACTTGACTGAGGAATACGTAGATAGCTACGAGGATGTAGCTCAGATACTGATGAAGGTAGCATGCCATCTTCATATTATTAAAGTATTAAGTATTCTAAGTTACGGATACTATGTATATTGTTTCAATAGGTCTTGAAACCGCTAGATGCTTCTGCATAATGCACATTCAGCATCGTTAATGAAGTGTGCACTCTGTTCATTTCGTGACTGATTCCAAGTCTATATCTCATGCTTTGGTATGCGTTATGTTCTGCTTTTCAGGGCCTTTCAAGCAGAAAAGTTGGAGCAACTAGCACAAGTTTTCAAAGTTCTCGATCACACGTCATACTTTCTTTCATTGTCGAGTCTTGGAATAAGGTATAGTTATTTTTTCGTCTTTCTTGCATCTTTAACACTGATGAACAACTGATCAATATATTCTGTGCATAGGGAGCCTCGTCAAGATGTTTCAATACTACCAGAACAAGTAGGATCAACCTTGTTGATCTTGCTGGAGCGGGAACAAATGAACGTGATGCTACTAAACACTGCGTGGAGGAAGAGAAGTTCTTGAAGAAGTCTCTGTCGGAGCTCGGGTATAACTTTATGAACTCCCTGTGTTACTTTCATGTGTCTCAACTAAGAAAGTAGCATCCAAAATAgggaacaaaaaaatcaacaacttCATGAGTGATTCGCTAACACTGTCATTTTTACTATTGGTGCAGCCATGTTGTAAATTCTCTGGCGGAAAACGTTCACCCTGGAATATCCGACCGCAGTCTTCATAAAACATCATGCTTGACGCATTTATTGCAAGAATCTCTTGGTGGAAATTCAAAACTCACTATCCTGTGCAACATTTTTCCGAGCGACAAgtaattttcttcatcttgttatcatttattagttaaatataaacataacaGCCTGATGGTACCAAGTATTAATATTCAATCAATATAATTTGTATAGAGAGATAAGGAGTGCAAATCTCAGGTCTTGCTGAGAGAACAAAGCTCATAACACTTGAGCATCTTAATGACAGGATGCCCACTATATGTACTGATAGAGTTTGTTTGTGTAACACAGAGACACAAAAAGAACAATGAGCACCCTTAGATTTGGTGAACGGGCTAAAGCCATGGGAAACAAACCAATGATAAATGAGATCTCAGAAGAAGATGTGAATGATTTGAGTGACCAGATTCGTCTGCTAAAGGTCTCTTCTTCCACCACACCGTTCccattttttgtcttttggttgTCGAATTTGGATGTCatttaaatatcatttacCACTTTTTTGCAGGAAGAACTTTCAAAAGTCAAAGCCGATGCTTGTCATTCTGTTGGAAGTAAAAATGATTATTTCGGAGCAAAGAATGCACGTGAAAGTTTGAATCAACTAAGAGTTAGTCTTAACCGCTCTTTGATGCTGCCAAAAATTGATAATGACGAGGAAGAGATAACGGTTGATGAGGATGATTTTAAGGAACTGCATCTGCAGATCAAGTCCTTGCGTGGTTCATTTAACCAGAAACTAAAGAAGTTCCCTGTCAACAGAGACTCGGTCAACTCATCCTTTGTAACAGCATTCGGTGAATCAGAGCtaatggatgatgatgagatatGTTCAGAAGAAGTAGAAGTTGAGGAGAATGATTTTGGTGAATCTTTGGAAGAACATGACAGTGCTGCAACAGTATGTAAATCAAGTGAGAAATCCAGGATAGAGGAATTTGTATCGGAAAACAGCATATCAATCAGTCCCTGCCGTCAATCCTTAATCTTGCAAGAACCCATCCAGTCAGAGTCACCTAAATTCAGAGATTCTCTACGGAAGAGCATAGCTCTTTCTTCGTCATGTCTCAGGAATCAGAATAGCTTGGCGAAGAGCATAAAATCCACGTGTTTTGCAGAGAGCCAACATATCAGATCATCTTTACGCGGAAGCAAGATATTCACAGGTTCTACAGAATCTCTAGCTGCAAGTCTGCGGAGAGGCTTGGATATTATTGACAATCCCATGAACCCTGCATCAAACCGATGCTCagtttctttgtcttctgATAACTTGACCATGCAACCTCCCACAGATGATCGATTACCTCTGTCGCCACTCTGTCCAACCTGCAGAATTTGCAGCTCTAAGTTACCAAGTGTAGTTGAGGGAGTAAGTATATGATATAGCAGATACAATATGTTTTAATAGATTTAGTTTTTACAGTTATCCTGAAGCTAACGTTGCTGGATTTATTGTTAATCAGGATGGATATCATATGGAAGGGGTTCTTGAGAAGCAGCAAGAGCTTGAAAAATTGTGCTCAGAGCAAGCAGCCAAGATTGAACAGCTAACGCGCCTGGTAACCCAATTTCTATGTCTTATGCCTACTGAAACTTGGATCAGTACATATGGTTAAGCAGTCTGGTTATATCATATCTTCTTAAGGTAGGGCAACACAAACTTCAAACTGAGgatgaaacagaaaaacttATGGGAGCAAGTAATGGAGAACGACTTCCTTCTGCAAATGAAAACCAGGTTGGTTCTTACTTTAATTTACTATGTGACTACTATAGTGAAGAAAATATGATAGATTGTAACATAAATCCCAACTCCATGGTTCTGTAGCTTCTCAGCTGTATAACTGAAACATATGACGTAAAACAAATCTCGGATGATGACTCCAAGAAGACAGACTTTGATATTGGCGAGAAGGAGGCATTACTCAAAGAAATTGAggatctgaaaaaaaaattgcagacGCCTGTAACCATGTCCACCAATGAACTGAGATCATCTCTGTTGGCTCGTTCGTTTCAACTCCGTAGCAAGAATGCTGAAAAAGATATCGAGGAAGAAAGACTTAGGTGCACAGAAATGGAAAGCGAGTGGATATCATTGACTGACGAATTCAGAGTAGAGATTGAAACTCAACGTACACGCGCAGAGAAAGCTGAAGCCCAGCTTAAACAAGAGAAACTATCTTCTGAGGAGCTAGAAGATGCACTTCGCAGAGCTGTTCTTGGTCATGCCAGGTTTGTTGAACACTACACAGAGCTACAAGAGAAGTACAACGACTTATGCTCAAAGCATAAAGCAACAGTGGAATGGATAACAGAGTTGAAGAAGGCAGTAGCAAAGGCTGGTAAAAAGGGTTGCGGTTCTCGTTTTGCTAAATCACTTGCTTCTGAGCTCTCAGCACTTAGAGTAGAAAGAGAACGAGAAAGAGATCtgttgaagaaggaaaacatAAGCCTCAAGATTCAACTAAGGAATACTGCTGAAGCTGTTCATACTGCTGGAGAAGTTCTTGTTAGACTCAGAGAAGCCGAACAATCAGCATCAGCTGCTGAGGTAAACaaatttttcatgttttaatcGATGAACTGTTGGATTGAGACTGTGACATTGTTTTCTGAGTGACTGTTTGGTTGCAGGAAAAGTTCaatgaagtagaagaagaaaacgagaagctaaagaagaaaatggaaaagtTGAAGAGGAGACACAAGTTGGAAGTGGTAACAATCAAAAAGAGTCTAAAGCAAAACACGTTGCCAGAATCTGCATTGCAGCCACTGCATCAGAGGAACTCGGCtattgaggaagaaggaatGTAGAAACATCATTATACCAAAGTGCATAACTTGAAGACCCTTCTTGGATCTGATTGGTATATTATACACATCTTTATTCTGCTTATTTTTCACTTTATTGCTtctaataaaattcaaatgtCCTTATTCCACAAGgcatttttagttttttcccaattgaattatttgttctgctgtatttgatttgaatctCGTGTTTGTGGCGTGCAAACTGGTCTCTGTATAACTTTAACTTTGgtatttcattttaattttcttacatttaaaattgttatctTTCTTTCCAAACTCAAATTCTTCttacaagatatatatattgttgatcATGTAATACAAGAGAAATTCTAATCAAAATAGAGTAGACTTTAATTATGGGAATCCTATTTTGCCAAATCGACAatcttactctgtttttttttttttgtcaaggaTCTTACTCTGTTTAAAGTTAActttttgttgtatatgtCAATTTagttcaccaaaaaaaaaaaaaaaaactcatgttTTGTTATGCAGTGGTAAAAGTTTTGGAAAgtttatgtgtttatatatagaatatttcttgtttatgaataattttctataattaagaaaataaatctctACATTATCGAAAGCAAAATATACGGACATATAAGAAAGGAAACTAGAATCATAATACCGAATTATAATCGAAGTTGTTCCATTGTGTCATCGAAGTTGTGCTTTTAGggaaaaacaagaatacaGACAGCTCTAGAAACCAAGAACAATGAAGGGTCCTTCAGTGGTAAGAAATTTTCTGTGTTTTCTAATACTTGTTTCTCGAGATgttatctatatttttcttgatagCCCTCTGATTTTGTAACTTTATTAACAGACATGTGTGTTTGGTGTGAACATTGGACTCAAAGGTTATCAAAAGATgttgaataaaatatatgaaggCATTGAAGGTAAAAGAATTTTGAGTCTTTAAGatcttattattaattatctaCACAAGAATTGAGAAGACTAATTAACTCTGTATACATATTCTGAAACACGAGAGGTTTAAAGCTCGATGTGTCAAACTGGTTGGTGTATTTACGGGGCGAGATTGATCCAATAACCTTCATTAGGAAGATGTATAAAGCAAGAAGTTACGTTGAGCTCTTCCGAATAGATTATGGATATGAAGAAAATCCACAAGGAACCCGGAGACCAAATTCTCACTTCATGGTTTTATATCTCACAACTTTTCACTACTTATACTTATTATCAGTGgtttttaaatctaaatatgtgtgtgtttggcTTCTGCAGAGATGTTGCTTTGAACTAAACACATTAGATATAAGTTGGTATAAGAGAATCATAGGAGCCTTGAAAACCATCCAAGGTTCAGAATTTTTCTCTAGGTCATCAATTAATCTTtggaaaaatgttatttttgttttgttttgattggtgGGTTTGGTTTCAGGTGTATCATTTACCATAGATGCACAACCGGTTATGGGAAATCCGATGGTATATTTATGTGGGAACATAGAAATTGGAGTGCTCATGAAGATGCTTGTGAAGACAGGCATTGAATTGTCAGCAATGGAATATGGAGTCGAGTATAAAGATGCAAACTTGAACCCACCTCCTCCCAAGAAAGTTGAGGCTCCTTCAATTGGAACAGCTGAGACAAAGGACGTGAAAGACACGGtgcctcctcctcttcctgaGGTTGTTAAACACCAAGTCGTATACAAGAAGTCTCGCGGTTTAAGAAGGTTCTTTTGTTAATGAATCATGTCGTCATTAGCACcatattatcattttcttgcaaaaccaaataatggaccatgagaagaagaaccgttcgaaagaaaataaaaaatgaaaacaacgTCCTACTCCTCATATATGTCATATGTGTGTGTTATTAATCAAGTACCTAGTTGGTAAACCTTCAAGAGTTTTTCAAGAATGAGATAACAAATTTGTGTGCATTAGtgttttcatattgttttttttttttcatactaCTGCTCTAGTTGTTGATGC from Arabidopsis thaliana chromosome 3, partial sequence includes these protein-coding regions:
- a CDS encoding Kinesin motor family protein; the protein is MADNRIAGSLPTSSKWSFLPKSVSSHFKPSSNPRSSNPDIENAPPQNPNIHNPRNQSVSSKSTAYKNQMDSPNCRSQVSASRPRAISALKTRNEVEEEGASNPHVKVVVRIKPTKEYCWKVKKVSKVSYSVRDRHFTFDSVLDSNLNQDDVFQQIGVPLVRDALSGYNTSVLSYGQNGSGKTYTMWGPAGSMLEDPSPKGEQGLAPRIFQMLFSEIQREKIKSGGKEVNYQCRCSFLEIYNGQISDLIDQTQRNLKIKDDAKNGIYVENLTEEYVDSYEDVAQILMKGLSSRKVGATSTSFQSSRSHVILSFIVESWNKGASSRCFNTTRTSRINLVDLAGAGTNERDATKHCVEEEKFLKKSLSELGHVVNSLAENVHPGISDRSLHKTSCLTHLLQESLGGNSKLTILCNIFPSDKDTKRTMSTLRFGERAKAMGNKPMINEISEEDVNDLSDQIRLLKEELSKVKADACHSVGSKNDYFGAKNARESLNQLRVSLNRSLMLPKIDNDEEEITVDEDDFKELHLQIKSLRGSFNQKLKKFPVNRDSVNSSFVTAFGESELMDDDEICSEEVEVEENDFGESLEEHDSAATVCKSSEKSRIEEFVSENSISISPCRQSLILQEPIQSESPKFRDSLRKSIALSSSCLRNQNSLAKSIKSTCFAESQHIRSSLRGSKIFTGSTESLAASLRRGLDIIDNPMNPASNRCSVSLSSDNLTMQPPTDDRLPLSPLCPTCRICSSKLPSVVEGDGYHMEGVLEKQQELEKLCSEQAAKIEQLTRLVGQHKLQTEDETEKLMGASNGERLPSANENQLLSCITETYDVKQISDDDSKKTDFDIGEKEALLKEIEDLKKKLQTPVTMSTNELRSSLLARSFQLRSKNAEKDIEEERLRCTEMESEWISLTDEFRVEIETQRTRAEKAEAQLKQEKLSSEELEDALRRAVLGHARFVEHYTELQEKYNDLCSKHKATVEWITELKKAVAKAGKKGCGSRFAKSLASELSALRVERERERDLLKKENISLKIQLRNTAEAVHTAGEVLVRLREAEQSASAAEVNKFFMF
- a CDS encoding uncharacterized protein (unknown protein; Has 36 Blast hits to 36 proteins in 5 species: Archae - 0; Bacteria - 0; Metazoa - 0; Fungi - 0; Plants - 36; Viruses - 0; Other Eukaryotes - 0 (source: NCBI BLink).), which produces MKGPSVTCVFGVNIGLKGYQKMLNKIYEGIEGLKLDVSNWLVYLRGEIDPITFIRKMYKARSYVELFRIDYGYEENPQGTRRPNSHFMRCCFELNTLDISWYKRIIGALKTIQGVSFTIDAQPVMGNPMVYLCGNIEIGVLMKMLVKTGIELSAMEYGVEYKDANLNPPPPKKVEAPSIGTAETKDVKDTVPPPLPEVVKHQVVYKKSRGLRRFFC
- a CDS encoding Kinesin motor family protein (Kinesin motor family protein; FUNCTIONS IN: microtubule motor activity, ATP binding; INVOLVED IN: microtubule-based movement; LOCATED IN: chloroplast; EXPRESSED IN: 17 plant structures; EXPRESSED DURING: 9 growth stages; CONTAINS InterPro DOMAIN/s: Kinesin-related protein (InterPro:IPR010544), Kinesin, motor domain (InterPro:IPR001752); BEST Arabidopsis thaliana protein match is: phragmoplast-associated kinesin-related protein, putative (TAIR:AT3G23670.1); Has 35666 Blast hits to 25760 proteins in 1172 species: Archae - 323; Bacteria - 1981; Metazoa - 18692; Fungi - 3316; Plants - 2878; Viruses - 57; Other Eukaryotes - 8419 (source: NCBI BLink).), which translates into the protein MADNRIAGSLPTSSKWSFLPKSVSSHFKPSSNPRSSNPDIENAPPQNPNIHNPRNQSVSSKSTAYKNQMDSPNCRSQVSASRPRAISALKTRNEVEEEGASNPHVKVVVRIKPTKEYCWKVKKVSKVSYSVRDRHFTFDSVLDSNLNQDDVFQQIGVPLVRDALSGYNTSVLSYGQNGSGKTYTMWGPAGSMLEDPSPKGEQGLAPRIFQMLFSEIQREKIKSGGKEVNYQCRCSFLEIYNGQISDLIDQTQRNLKIKDDAKNGIYVENLTEEYVDSYEDVAQILMKGLSSRKVGATSTSFQSSRSHVILSFIVESWNKGASSRCFNTTRTSRINLVDLAGAGTNERDATKHCVEEEKFLKKSLSELGHVVNSLAENVHPGISDRSLHKTSCLTHLLQESLGGNSKLTILCNIFPSDKDTKRTMSTLRFGERAKAMGNKPMINEISEEDVNDLSDQIRLLKEELSKVKADACHSVGSKNDYFGAKNARESLNQLRVSLNRSLMLPKIDNDEEEITVDEDDFKELHLQIKSLRGSFNQKLKKFPVNRDSVNSSFVTAFGESELMDDDEICSEEVEVEENDFGESLEEHDSAATVCKSSEKSRIEEFVSENSISISPCRQSLILQEPIQSESPKFRDSLRKSIALSSSCLRNQNSLAKSIKSTCFAESQHIRSSLRGSKIFTGSTESLAASLRRGLDIIDNPMNPASNRCSVSLSSDNLTMQPPTDDRLPLSPLCPTCRICSSKLPSVVEGDGYHMEGVLEKQQELEKLCSEQAAKIEQLTRLVGQHKLQTEDETEKLMGASNGERLPSANENQLLSCITETYDVKQISDDDSKKTDFDIGEKEALLKEIEDLKKKLQTPVTMSTNELRSSLLARSFQLRSKNAEKDIEEERLRCTEMESEWISLTDEFRVEIETQRTRAEKAEAQLKQEKLSSEELEDALRRAVLGHARFVEHYTELQEKYNDLCSKHKATVEWITELKKAVAKAGKKGCGSRFAKSLASELSALRVERERERDLLKKENISLKIQLRNTAEAVHTAGEVLVRLREAEQSASAAEEKFNEVEEENEKLKKKMEKLKRRHKLEVVTIKKSLKQNTLPESALQPLHQRNSAIEEEGM